In Lineus longissimus chromosome 7, tnLinLong1.2, whole genome shotgun sequence, a genomic segment contains:
- the LOC135490892 gene encoding uncharacterized protein LOC135490892, with the protein MAKPSREACREVGRIFARIICVIILAIQGGLIDYYLVVYVDSYVNYNWLAWIVADIANCVIFIITLIVSYKTMYTRNRRDMRSKGMILLKSLEGNNTTGELPMGYIAWGIYSVLLITRLAIFFKTGAAKLNEDDAFGPNLMKTAIGLSAFVFMFLVSSSHGANPHTERATYIEKLIGSTTLDILDSVEFLEILFIQESKIFLTFDLWNCVLAFSCINLLLPTMPLIVLSHTRFGRAPGKRVVKILHSVLFIFLINVPFLILRLYLWHVLNRDISVFIIKNGIMIMMGCKEIFELSESLTEDVDGKTAPVAADDDGENIEMDSRDASQS; encoded by the coding sequence ATGGCGAAACCAAGCCGAGAGGCTTGCCGTGAGGTTGGAAGGATCTTTGCACGCATCATCTGTGTGATTATTCTCGCAATTCAAGGAGGATTAATCGATTATTATCTCGTTGTTTATGTAGATTCATATGTCAATTACAACTGGTTGGCTTGGATTGTTGCTGACATAGCCAACTGCGTCATTTTTATTATCACGTTAATTGTGTCCTATAAGACGATGTACACTAGAAATAGACGAGATATGCGGAGCAAGGGAATGATCCTCCTCAAGTCTCTAGAGGGGAACAACACGACTGGAGAGCTACCCATGGGTTACATTGCCTGGGGTATATACTCAGTACTACTCATCACAAGATTAGCAATCTTCTTCAAAACCGGCGCCGCAAAATTAAACGAGGATGACGCCTTTGGTCCGAACCTGATGAAAACAGCTATAGGCCTAAGTGCATTCGTCTTTATGTTTCTGGTTAGTTCGAGCCATGGGGCAAATCCACACACTGAGCGAGCAACGTATATTGAGAAACTCATCGGATCAACCACATTGGATATTCTTGACAGTGTCGAGTTTCTAGAGATTCTGTTTATTCAGGAGTCGAAGATCTTCCTAACATTTGATTTGTGGAATTGCGTCCTAGCATTTTCTTGTATCAATCTTCTCTTGCCGACAATGCCACTAATTGTCCTCAGTCACACCCGCTTCGGACGCGCCCCAGGAAAACGCGTAGTGAAAATTTTGCATTCTGTGCTCTTTATTTTCCTTATCAACGTCCCATTCTTGATACTCCGTCTCTATCTCTGGCATGTCCTTAACCGCGATATCTCCGTCTTCATCATTAAGAATGGTATCATGATTATGATGGGATGCAAGGAAATTTTCGAACTTTCTGAATCGTTAACTGAGGATGTTGACGGGAAGACTGCTCCTGTTGCAgcagatgatgatggtgagaaTATCGAGATGGACTCGAGAGATGCATCACAGTCATAA